A region of Jaculus jaculus isolate mJacJac1 chromosome 16, mJacJac1.mat.Y.cur, whole genome shotgun sequence DNA encodes the following proteins:
- the LOC123455368 gene encoding 60 kDa heat shock protein, mitochondrial-like, whose product MLRLPTVLRQMRPVSRALAPHLTRAYAKDVKFDAEARALMLQGVDLLADAVAVTMGPKGRTVIIEQSWGSPKVTKDGVTVAKAVDLKDKYKNIGAKLVQDVANNTNEEAGDGTTTATVLARSIAKEGFEKISKGANPVEIRRGVMLAVDAVIAELKKQSKPVTTPEEIAQVATISANGDKEIGTIISDAMKKVGRKGVITVKDGKTLNDELEIIEGMKFDRGYISPYFINTSKGQKCEFQDAYVLLSEKKISSVQSIVPALEIANAHRKPLVIIAEDVDGEALSTLVLNRLKVGLQVVAVKAPGFGDNRKNQLKDMAIATGGAVFGEEGLTLNLEDVQPHDLGKVGEVIVTKDDAMLLKGKGDKTQIEKRIQEITEQLDTTTSEYEKEKLNERLAKLSDGVAVLKVGGTSDVEVNEKKDRVTDALNATRAAVEEGIVLGGGCALLRCTPALDSLKPVNEDQKIGIDIIRKSLKIPAMTIAKNAGVEGSLIVEKILQSSSEVGYDAMLGEFVNMVEKGIIDPTKVVRTALMDAAGVASLLTTAEVVITEIPKEEKDPGMGAMGGMGGGMGGGMF is encoded by the coding sequence ATGCTTCGACTGCCTACAGTCCTACGACAAATGAGACCAGTGTCCCGGGCACTGGCTCCTCATCTCACTCGGGCTTATGCCAAAGATGTAAAATTTGATGCGGAAGCCCGAGCCTTAATGCTTCAAGGTGTAGACCTTTTAGCCGATGCTGTAGCCGTTACGATGGGGCCAAAGGGAAGAACAGTAATTATTGAACAGAGCTGGGGAAGTCCTAAAGTAACAAAAGATGGTGTGACTGTTGCAAAGGCAGTTGACTTAAAGgataagtataaaaatattggAGCTAAACTGGTTCAGGATGTTGCCAATAACACGAATGAAGAGGCTGGGGATGGCACCACCACTGCTACAGTACTGGCACGCTCAATTGCCAAGGAAGGTTTTGAGAAGATCAGCAAAGGTGCTAATCCAGTGGAAATCAGGAGAGGTGTAATGTTGGCTGTTGATGCTGTAATTGCTGAACTTAAGAAGCAGTCTAAACCTGTGACAACACCTGAGGAAATTGCTCAGGTTGCTACAATTTCTGCTAATGGAGACAAAGAAATTGGAACCATCATTTCTGATGCAATGAAAAAGGTTGGAAGAAAGGGTGTCATCACAGTGAAGGATGGGAAAACACTGAATGATGAATTAGAAATTATTGAAGGCATGAAGTTTGATAGAGGCTATATTTCACCATACTTTATTAacacatcaaaaggtcaaaaatGTGAATTCCAGGATGCCTATGTTCTGTTGagtgaaaagaaaatttctagtGTCCAGTCCATTGTACCTGCTCTTGAAATTGCAAATGCTCACCGTAAACCCTTAGTCATAATTGCTGAAGATGTTGATGGTGAAGCTCTAAGTACACTAGTCTTAAATAGGTTAAAAGTTGGTCTTCAGGTTGTAGCAGTCAAAGCTCCGGGTTTTGGTGACAATAGAAAGAACCAGCTTAAGGATATGGCTATTGCTACTGGTGGTGCAGTGTTTGGAGAAGAGGGACTGACCCTAAATCTTGAAGATGTTCAGCCTCATGACTTAGGGAAAGTCGGAGAGGTCATTGTCACCAAGGATGATGCCatgcttttgaaaggaaaaggtgACAAAACTCAAATTGAAAAACGTATTCAAGAAATAACAGAGCAGTTAGACACCACAACTAGtgaatatgaaaaggaaaaactgaATGAGCGACTGGCAAAACTTTCAGATGGAGTAGCTGTGCTGAAGGTTGGTGGAACAAGCGATGTGGAGGTaaatgagaagaaagacagagttaCAGACGCCCTCAATGCTACGAGAGCAGCTGTAGAAGAAGGCATTGTTCTAGGGGGCGGCTGTGCTCTCCTCCGCTGCACTCCAGCCTTGGACTCTTTAAAGCCTGTTAATGAAGATCAAAAAATTGGTATAGACATTATTAGAAAATCACTCAAAATCCCTGCAATGACAATTGCTAAGAATGCAGGTGTTGAAGGATCTTTGATAGTTGAGAAAATCCTGCAAAGTTCCTCAGAAGTTGGTTATGATGCTATGCTTGGAGAATTTGTGAATATGGTGGAGAAGGGAATCATCGATCCAACAAAAGTTGTAAGAACTGCTTTAATGGATGCTGCTGGGGTGGCTTCCCTGCTAACTACAGCAGAAGTTGTAATCACAGAAATTCCCAAGGAAGAGAAGGACCCTGGAATGGGCGCAATGGGAGGAATGGGTGGTGGTATGGGAGGGGGCATGTTCTAA